A portion of the Labilithrix sp. genome contains these proteins:
- a CDS encoding endonuclease/exonuclease/phosphatase family protein: MRRPSFFALAFLALAACAAPVDQGATQVAASTNETAPRAAATSTTTTLRVVASNLTSGNRQSYDPGEGARILQALKPDVALMQEFNYGRNTTAELTTFVHDTFGAEYTWSRETGAAQIPNGVVSRYPIVAKGQWADPQTSTRSFAWARIDVPGDRDLWTISVHLLTSGASRRQAEANAIVARVRAEIPAGDYVVLGGDFNTGSRTEQCIRTFGSLFKTQGPYPVDTRGNGGTSASRGSPYDWVLASPALDALETPAVVGGVSFTHGMVFDSRNFDPLANVAPVRRSDSGAVNMQHMAVVRDFALPVPEEPPVVVEAPDAGATEPEAPAPDADASAPANE; this comes from the coding sequence ATGCGCCGTCCCTCGTTCTTCGCCCTCGCCTTCCTCGCGCTCGCGGCATGCGCGGCGCCGGTCGACCAGGGGGCCACGCAGGTCGCGGCGTCGACGAACGAGACCGCGCCGCGCGCCGCGGCGACGAGCACGACGACCACGCTCCGCGTCGTCGCGTCGAACCTCACGAGCGGCAACCGTCAGTCGTACGATCCGGGCGAGGGCGCGCGCATCCTCCAGGCGCTGAAGCCGGACGTCGCGCTGATGCAGGAGTTCAACTACGGCCGCAACACCACCGCCGAGCTCACCACGTTCGTGCACGACACATTCGGTGCAGAGTACACGTGGTCGCGCGAGACCGGCGCCGCGCAGATCCCGAACGGCGTCGTGAGCCGCTATCCGATCGTCGCCAAGGGCCAGTGGGCCGACCCGCAGACGTCGACGCGCTCCTTCGCCTGGGCGCGCATCGACGTGCCGGGCGACCGCGACCTCTGGACGATCAGCGTGCACCTCCTCACGTCGGGCGCGAGCCGCCGGCAGGCGGAGGCGAACGCGATCGTCGCGCGCGTCCGCGCGGAGATCCCGGCCGGCGACTACGTCGTCCTCGGCGGCGACTTCAACACCGGCTCCCGCACCGAGCAGTGCATCCGCACGTTCGGCTCGCTCTTCAAGACGCAGGGCCCCTACCCGGTCGACACGCGCGGCAACGGCGGCACGAGCGCGTCGCGCGGCAGCCCCTACGACTGGGTCCTCGCGAGCCCGGCGCTCGACGCGCTCGAGACGCCGGCCGTCGTCGGCGGCGTCAGCTTCACGCACGGCATGGTCTTCGACAGCCGCAACTTCGACCCGCTCGCGAACGTCGCCCCGGTCCGCCGCAGCGACAGCGGCGCGGTGAACATGCAGCACATGGCCGTCGTCCGCGACTTCGCGCTGCCGGTCCCCGAGGAGCCGCCCGTCGTGGTCGAGGCCCCCGACGCCGGCGCGACGGAGCCCGAAGCCCCCGCCCCCGACGCGGACGCAAGCGCCCCAGCGAACGAATAA
- a CDS encoding class I SAM-dependent methyltransferase, with protein sequence MSTTTKTCRSCGGAELAPVLSLGSTPLANALLTEADLDEPEPKFPLELVFCPACTLVQITEEVPPETMFGEYLYFSSFSDTMLKHAEAIATRLVKDRALGDESLVVEVASNDGYLLQFYAKAGVPVLGVEPAKNVAKVAEEKGIRTVARFFGRDLAAELAAKGERADVIHANNVLAHVPDLNGVVAGFATVLKDDGVVVVECPWVKPFVDHCEFDTIYHEHLCYFSLHALDALFARHGLVIHDVEKLAIHGGSIRIFASRGGARSDRMNAVLAEEKAAGVDTRAYYETFAARVNALKLELVKKLEDLKSQGARVAAYGAAAKGATLANFFGIDRSLVSFVVDRSTYKQGRFMPGTRQPILAPDALLEKMPDYCLLFTWNFEAEILEQQKAYREKGGKFIVPIPSVRIV encoded by the coding sequence GTGAGCACGACGACGAAGACGTGTCGGTCGTGCGGCGGCGCCGAGCTCGCGCCGGTGCTCTCGCTCGGGAGCACCCCGCTCGCGAACGCGCTCCTCACCGAGGCCGACCTCGACGAGCCGGAGCCGAAGTTCCCGCTCGAGCTCGTCTTCTGCCCGGCGTGCACGCTCGTCCAGATCACGGAGGAGGTGCCGCCCGAGACGATGTTCGGGGAGTACCTGTATTTCTCCTCGTTCTCCGACACGATGCTGAAGCACGCGGAGGCGATCGCGACGCGGCTCGTGAAGGACCGTGCGCTCGGGGACGAGAGCCTCGTCGTCGAGGTCGCGAGCAACGACGGGTACCTGCTGCAGTTCTACGCGAAGGCCGGCGTGCCGGTCCTCGGCGTGGAGCCGGCGAAGAACGTCGCGAAGGTCGCGGAGGAGAAGGGGATCCGCACGGTGGCGCGCTTCTTCGGGCGTGACCTCGCGGCGGAGCTCGCGGCGAAGGGGGAGCGCGCGGACGTGATCCACGCGAACAACGTCCTCGCGCACGTGCCGGACCTGAACGGCGTCGTCGCGGGCTTCGCGACGGTGTTGAAGGACGACGGCGTCGTCGTGGTCGAGTGCCCCTGGGTCAAGCCCTTCGTCGACCACTGCGAGTTCGACACGATCTACCACGAGCACCTCTGCTACTTCTCGCTCCACGCCCTCGACGCGCTCTTCGCGCGGCACGGGCTCGTCATCCACGACGTCGAGAAGCTCGCGATCCACGGCGGGTCGATCCGGATCTTCGCGTCGCGCGGGGGCGCGCGGTCGGACCGCATGAACGCGGTCCTCGCGGAGGAGAAGGCGGCCGGCGTCGATACGCGGGCGTACTACGAGACGTTCGCGGCGCGCGTGAACGCGCTGAAGCTCGAGCTGGTGAAGAAGCTCGAGGACCTGAAGAGCCAGGGCGCGCGCGTCGCCGCGTACGGCGCGGCGGCGAAGGGCGCGACGCTCGCGAACTTCTTCGGCATCGACCGGAGCCTGGTCTCCTTCGTCGTCGACCGGAGCACGTACAAGCAAGGACGCTTCATGCCGGGGACGCGCCAGCCGATCCTCGCGCCGGACGCGCTGCTCGAGAAGATGCCCGATTACTGTCTCCTCTTTACGTGGAACTTCGAGGCCGAGATCCTCGAGCAGCAAAAGGCTTATCGCGAAAAGGGCGGGAAATTCATCGTCCCTATTCCGAGCGTGAGGATCGTATGA
- a CDS encoding NAD(P)-dependent oxidoreductase codes for MRVFLTGATGFVGAPVTERLLARGHEVHALVHPEDGAPLDGRVSIVRGDLLRAGSYAAALEALRPEACVHLGWYANPKDYLSSRVNLDLLSASAALGAKLVDLGCARIVAAGTCFEYDVAQGYLREDGPLAPRHLYSACKRALGEVLAQLTAGTSTSLAWARLFFLYGPREQEGRLVRSVVDALLAGERARTSTGEQVRDFSHVADAAAGIVHVLESTLAGPVNVASGVPVRVRDVVRTIARLAGREDAVDWGAVTPRPNDPPFVCADVSKLRNSGFVPTFDLESGLRDTMEWAKGELGR; via the coding sequence ATGCGCGTCTTCCTCACGGGAGCGACGGGCTTCGTCGGCGCGCCGGTGACGGAGCGCCTCCTCGCGCGCGGCCACGAGGTCCACGCCCTCGTCCACCCGGAGGACGGGGCGCCGCTCGACGGGCGCGTCTCGATCGTGCGCGGCGATCTCCTTCGCGCGGGCTCCTACGCCGCCGCGCTCGAGGCGCTGCGGCCGGAGGCGTGCGTGCACCTCGGGTGGTACGCGAACCCGAAGGACTACCTCTCGTCGCGCGTGAACCTCGATCTCTTGTCCGCGTCGGCGGCGCTCGGCGCGAAGCTCGTCGACCTCGGGTGCGCGCGCATCGTCGCGGCGGGGACGTGCTTCGAGTACGACGTCGCGCAGGGCTACCTCCGCGAGGACGGGCCGCTCGCGCCGCGGCACCTCTACTCCGCGTGCAAGCGCGCGCTGGGCGAGGTCCTCGCGCAGCTCACGGCCGGGACCTCCACCTCGCTCGCGTGGGCGCGCCTCTTCTTCCTCTACGGTCCGCGCGAGCAGGAGGGCCGCCTCGTGCGGAGCGTGGTCGACGCGCTCCTCGCCGGCGAGCGGGCGCGCACCTCGACCGGGGAGCAGGTCCGTGACTTCTCGCACGTCGCCGACGCCGCGGCCGGGATCGTCCACGTCCTCGAGAGCACGCTCGCGGGGCCGGTGAACGTCGCGTCGGGGGTGCCGGTGCGGGTGCGGGACGTCGTGCGCACGATCGCGCGGCTCGCGGGGCGCGAGGACGCGGTCGACTGGGGCGCGGTCACGCCGCGGCCGAACGATCCGCCGTTCGTCTGCGCCGACGTATCCAAATTACGCAATTCGGGTTTCGTGCCCACGTTCGACCTGGAGTCGGGGCTGCGGGACACGATGGAGTGGGCGAAAGGGGAATTGGGTCGATGA
- a CDS encoding SBBP repeat-containing protein has protein sequence MSLPSCSSDAGPSSDAAAPVGKVGASTVGPAGGAVTTSVGVRIDIPPGALTTEVEITITGLGAIAPPEGTEAIRGGYLFEPEGLTFLLPVKVTLPVAGPYPQEKRVAVGRQVAGGEWTLLEGAVTDTSVTVETLGFSRWLAVLVGGGAAQSKRSAEHVIWTRQFGLGSSDEVSALAVGPDDGAVVAGITWGAFPGFEQGGNGDAFVRRYDANGQETWTRQFGAGSTEHAKAVATSAAGTIYVAGQALHFLGDETDPERRGGGFVRTYGADGDLKGSFQLKTAGYGSEVTAIAVSGNDLVIAGQQGTERADPDLFVRKIDGAGNTIWGDVLNGQKAGENDNSSDSACGVGVDGEGNAVLLGQLNGPLAGVSGRGGVVVRKYAPGGAALWTKVFEDEGCAVNSGSLRVAADGHVYLAAGTEVRKLGPSGDVLWQKSVDPLHHGLSTIALAPDAVLVAGFTRDVPAAEGDSWDVFVRRYGLDGAEGWTRQLGSPGQDNPYALDVDGAGRIYLGGRSITMSGSLPGVTEPGTGAFLMQLQP, from the coding sequence GTGTCGCTGCCGTCGTGCTCCTCCGACGCGGGCCCGAGCTCCGACGCCGCCGCTCCGGTCGGCAAGGTCGGGGCGAGCACGGTGGGGCCCGCGGGCGGCGCCGTGACGACGAGCGTCGGCGTGCGCATCGACATCCCGCCGGGGGCGTTGACGACCGAGGTCGAGATCACGATCACCGGGCTCGGCGCCATCGCGCCGCCGGAGGGCACCGAGGCCATCCGCGGCGGCTACCTCTTCGAGCCGGAGGGGCTCACCTTCCTCCTCCCGGTGAAGGTCACGCTCCCCGTCGCGGGGCCCTATCCGCAGGAGAAACGTGTCGCCGTCGGCCGCCAGGTCGCGGGCGGCGAATGGACGCTCCTCGAGGGCGCGGTCACCGACACGTCCGTCACGGTGGAGACGCTCGGCTTCTCACGTTGGCTCGCGGTGCTGGTGGGCGGCGGCGCCGCGCAATCGAAGCGCAGCGCCGAGCACGTGATCTGGACGCGTCAGTTCGGCCTCGGGTCCTCCGACGAGGTGAGCGCGCTCGCCGTCGGTCCCGACGACGGGGCGGTGGTGGCGGGGATCACCTGGGGAGCGTTCCCCGGCTTCGAGCAAGGCGGCAACGGCGACGCCTTCGTCCGGCGGTACGACGCCAACGGCCAGGAGACGTGGACGCGCCAGTTCGGCGCCGGCAGCACCGAGCACGCGAAGGCGGTCGCGACGAGCGCCGCCGGAACGATCTACGTCGCGGGACAGGCGCTGCACTTCCTCGGAGACGAGACCGATCCCGAGCGCAGGGGCGGCGGGTTCGTCCGCACCTACGGCGCCGACGGCGACCTGAAGGGATCGTTCCAGCTGAAGACAGCGGGCTACGGCTCGGAGGTCACGGCCATCGCCGTCAGCGGCAACGACCTCGTCATCGCGGGCCAGCAAGGCACGGAGCGCGCCGATCCCGATCTGTTCGTGCGCAAGATCGACGGCGCCGGGAACACGATCTGGGGCGACGTCCTCAACGGGCAGAAGGCCGGTGAGAACGACAACAGCTCGGACTCCGCGTGCGGCGTCGGGGTGGACGGCGAAGGCAACGCCGTGCTGCTCGGACAGCTGAACGGCCCGCTCGCCGGGGTCAGCGGCCGAGGAGGCGTCGTCGTTCGCAAGTACGCTCCGGGCGGCGCCGCGCTCTGGACCAAGGTCTTCGAGGACGAGGGCTGCGCGGTGAACAGCGGCTCGCTGCGCGTCGCCGCCGACGGTCACGTCTACCTGGCGGCGGGCACGGAGGTCCGCAAGCTCGGCCCGAGCGGAGACGTCCTCTGGCAGAAGTCGGTCGACCCGCTCCACCACGGCCTCTCCACCATCGCGCTCGCGCCCGACGCGGTGCTGGTGGCCGGCTTCACGCGCGACGTCCCCGCCGCGGAGGGCGACAGCTGGGACGTCTTCGTGCGGAGGTACGGCCTCGACGGCGCCGAAGGCTGGACCCGTCAGCTCGGGAGCCCGGGGCAAGACAACCCCTACGCGCTCGACGTCGACGGCGCGGGCCGCATCTATCTCGGCGGCCGCTCCATCACGATGAGCGGCTCGCTCCCGGGCGTCACCGAGCCCGGCACCGGCGCGTTCCTCATGCAGCTGCAGCCGTAG
- a CDS encoding GDP-mannose 4,6-dehydratase, which produces MNQAPSSDPAFWRDRPTFVTGATGLVGGWVVKRLVELGADVVCLVRDWVPESELVRSRAIEKVRVVRGDVRDQALLERALGEYEIATVMHLAAQTIVGIANRNPVSTFETNIGGTWALLEACRRSPKVSEIVVASSDKAYGEAKVLPYDESTALDGVHPYDASKSCTDIITRSYASTWGVPAVTTRCGNFFGGGDLNWNRIVPGTIRSIVRNERPIIRSDGKFTRDYFYVEDGAAAYTLVAEKLGKDRSLKGHAFNLSYEKPITVLELVDRVSKAMGSKLEPVIENQASNEIREQYLDAKKARTMLDWAPTFALDEGLARTIRWYREHLA; this is translated from the coding sequence GTGAATCAAGCGCCGAGCTCCGATCCCGCGTTCTGGCGCGACCGGCCCACGTTCGTCACCGGGGCGACCGGGCTCGTCGGGGGCTGGGTCGTGAAGCGGCTCGTCGAGCTGGGGGCCGACGTCGTGTGCCTCGTGCGTGACTGGGTCCCAGAGAGCGAGCTCGTGCGGTCGCGGGCGATCGAGAAGGTCCGCGTCGTCCGCGGCGACGTGCGCGATCAGGCGCTGCTCGAGCGCGCGCTCGGCGAGTACGAGATCGCGACGGTGATGCACCTCGCGGCGCAGACGATCGTCGGGATCGCGAACCGGAACCCGGTCTCCACGTTCGAGACGAACATCGGCGGGACGTGGGCGCTCCTCGAGGCGTGCCGGCGGAGCCCGAAGGTGTCCGAGATCGTCGTCGCGTCGTCGGACAAGGCCTACGGGGAGGCGAAGGTGCTCCCCTACGACGAGTCGACCGCGCTCGACGGCGTCCACCCTTACGACGCGAGCAAGTCGTGCACCGACATCATCACGCGCTCGTACGCGTCGACGTGGGGCGTGCCCGCGGTGACGACGCGGTGCGGGAACTTCTTCGGCGGCGGGGACTTGAACTGGAACCGCATCGTGCCGGGGACGATCCGCTCGATCGTGCGGAACGAGCGGCCGATCATCCGCTCCGACGGGAAGTTCACGCGCGACTACTTCTACGTCGAGGACGGCGCGGCGGCGTACACGCTCGTCGCGGAGAAGCTCGGCAAGGACCGGTCGCTCAAGGGGCACGCGTTCAACCTGTCGTACGAGAAGCCCATCACCGTGCTCGAGCTCGTCGACCGCGTCTCGAAGGCGATGGGGTCGAAGCTCGAGCCCGTGATCGAGAACCAGGCCTCGAACGAGATCCGCGAGCAGTACCTCGACGCGAAGAAGGCGCGGACGATGCTCGACTGGGCGCCGACGTTCGCCCTCGACGAAGGGCTCGCGCGCACGATCCGCTGGTACCGGGAGCACCTCGCGTGA
- a CDS encoding dTDP-4-dehydrorhamnose 3,5-epimerase family protein has translation MKLPDGVRVVKGEAIEGVKVIPLRRIPDERGTILHVMSSKDPHFQQFGEIYCSTVYEGVIKGWHKHREMTLNYACLHGRVKCALYDDRPASPTKGSLMEVYLGPDCYSLLVIPPEVWNGFKGMSDPMAMIANCCTHAHDPSRSERLDPHSSTIPYDWARKDH, from the coding sequence ATGAAGCTTCCGGACGGGGTCCGCGTCGTCAAAGGCGAGGCGATCGAGGGCGTGAAGGTGATCCCGCTCCGGCGCATTCCCGACGAGCGCGGCACGATCTTGCACGTGATGAGCTCGAAGGATCCACATTTCCAGCAGTTCGGCGAGATCTATTGCTCGACGGTCTACGAGGGAGTCATCAAGGGCTGGCACAAGCACCGCGAGATGACGCTCAACTACGCTTGCCTCCACGGGCGCGTGAAATGTGCCCTCTACGACGATCGCCCCGCGTCGCCGACGAAGGGCTCGCTGATGGAGGTCTACCTCGGGCCTGATTGCTATTCGCTGTTGGTCATTCCGCCGGAGGTCTGGAACGGCTTCAAGGGAATGAGCGATCCGATGGCGATGATCGCCAATTGCTGCACCCACGCGCACGATCCGTCGCGGAGCGAGCGGCTCGATCCTCACTCGAGCACGATCCCGTACGACTGGGCGCGCAAGGACCACTGA